In the Gossypium raimondii isolate GPD5lz chromosome 9, ASM2569854v1, whole genome shotgun sequence genome, one interval contains:
- the LOC105798258 gene encoding serine/threonine-protein kinase PBL34 isoform X1, protein MGFGHQSEREKKSSRKNKDEEEETGCWVKLRFLGSCMSSRSRVDNSMSGTTAESKSTTTREKSRDQPVVPVSSTTTSNAETASSTPKYSEELKVASQLRKFTFIDLKLATRNFRPESLLGEGGFGCVFKGWIEENGTAPVKPGTGLTVAVKTLNIEGLQGHKEWLAEVDFLGNLLHPNLVKLVGYCIEDDHRLLVYEFMPRGSLENHLFRKGSLPLPWSIRMKIALGAAKGLAFLHEEAERPVIYRDFKTSNILLDADYNAKLSDFGLAKDGPEGDKTHVSTRVMGTYGYAAPEYVMTGHLTSKSDVYSFGVVLLEMLTGRRSMDKNRPNGEHNLVEWARPHLGDKRRFFRILDPRLEGHFSIKGAQKAAQLAAQCLNRDPKARPRMSEVVEILKPLPNLKDMASSSYYFQTMQSNRNRSNVNAKNGTRAQAGFVVRKGQPMRSLSASSNHQAPHPSPKPKAKES, encoded by the exons ATGGGGTTTGGCCATCAATctgaaagagagaaaaaatcaTCAAGGAAGaacaaagatgaagaagaagaaactggATGTTGggttaaattaagatttttggGAAGTTGCATGTCTTCAAGATCAAGAGTTGATAACTCTATGAGTGGAACAACAG CTGAAAGTAAATCGACGACGACGAGAGAGAAAAGCCGAGATCAACCGGTTGTTCCTGTGTCTTCCACAACCACTAGTAATGCAGAAACTGCTTCTTCGACACCGAAATATAGTGAGGAACTGAAAGTTGCTTCGCAGCTTCgaaaattcacatttattgaCCTTAAGTTAGCAACCCGGAATTTTAGACCCGAGAGTCTTCTCGGTGAGGGTGGGTTTGGTTGTGTCTTCAAAGGTTGGATTGAGGAGAACGGAACTGCTCCTGTGAAACCCGGTACTGGACTTACTGTTGCTGTCAAAACACTAAACATTGAGGGACTTCAGGGTCACAAAGAGTGGCTG GCCGAAGTGGATTTTCTTGGGAACCTCCTTCATCCCAATTTGGTTAAATTGGTTGGTTACTGCATCGAGGATGATCACAGGTTACTGGTATACGAGTTCATGCCACGAGGAAGTTTGGAGAACCACCTTTTCCGAA AAGGGTCCTTGCCACTTCCTTGGTCTATTAGAATGAAAATCGCACTTGGGGCTGCAAAGGGTCTCGCCTTTCTTCATGAAGAAGCCGAAAGACCAGTGATATATAGAGATTTTAAAACATCTAATATCCTGTTAGATGCG GATTACAATGCCAAGCTCTCTGATTTTGGACTCGCCAAAGATGGTCCGGAAGGAGATAAAACTCATGTATCTACTCGAGTTATGGGAACATATGGATATGCTGCACCAGAATATGTAATGACTG GACATTTGACATCGAAGAGTGACGTATATAGCTTTGGGGTAGTTTTACTTGAAATGTTGACTGGCCGAAGATCCATGGACAAAAACCGACCAAATGGGGAACACAATCTCGTGGAATGGGCAAGACCTCATCTAGGAGACAAGAGAAGGTTCTTTCGAATTTTAGATCCTCGTCTTGAAGGCCACTTTTCGATAAAAGGTGCACAAAAAGCTGCCCAGCTGGCTGCCCAATGTCTTAACCGTGATCCCAAAGCCAGACCTCGGATGAGTGAAGTTGTTGAAATCCTAAAGCCTCTACCAAACCTTAAAGATATGGCTAGCTCATCTTATTATTTCCAAACTATGCAGTCCAATCGCAATAGGTCCAATGTAAATGCTAAAAACGGCACCAGAGCACAAGCAGGATTCGTAGTGAGGAAAGGACAACCTATGAGGAGCTTATCTGCTTCAAGCAATCATCAGGCTCCTCACCCATCGCCAAAGCCCAAAGCCAAAGAATCATAG
- the LOC105798258 gene encoding serine/threonine-protein kinase PBL34 isoform X2 — protein MGFGHQSEREKKSSRKNKDEEEETGCWVKLRFLGSCMSSRSRVDNSMSGTTAESKSTTTREKSRDQPVVPVSSTTTSNAETASSTPKYSEELKVASQLRKFTFIDLKLATRNFRPESLLGEGGFGCVFKGWIEENGTAPVKPGTGLTVAVKTLNIEGLQGHKEWLAEVDFLGNLLHPNLVKLVGYCIEDDHRLLVYEFMPRGSLENHLFRRSLPLPWSIRMKIALGAAKGLAFLHEEAERPVIYRDFKTSNILLDADYNAKLSDFGLAKDGPEGDKTHVSTRVMGTYGYAAPEYVMTGHLTSKSDVYSFGVVLLEMLTGRRSMDKNRPNGEHNLVEWARPHLGDKRRFFRILDPRLEGHFSIKGAQKAAQLAAQCLNRDPKARPRMSEVVEILKPLPNLKDMASSSYYFQTMQSNRNRSNVNAKNGTRAQAGFVVRKGQPMRSLSASSNHQAPHPSPKPKAKES, from the exons ATGGGGTTTGGCCATCAATctgaaagagagaaaaaatcaTCAAGGAAGaacaaagatgaagaagaagaaactggATGTTGggttaaattaagatttttggGAAGTTGCATGTCTTCAAGATCAAGAGTTGATAACTCTATGAGTGGAACAACAG CTGAAAGTAAATCGACGACGACGAGAGAGAAAAGCCGAGATCAACCGGTTGTTCCTGTGTCTTCCACAACCACTAGTAATGCAGAAACTGCTTCTTCGACACCGAAATATAGTGAGGAACTGAAAGTTGCTTCGCAGCTTCgaaaattcacatttattgaCCTTAAGTTAGCAACCCGGAATTTTAGACCCGAGAGTCTTCTCGGTGAGGGTGGGTTTGGTTGTGTCTTCAAAGGTTGGATTGAGGAGAACGGAACTGCTCCTGTGAAACCCGGTACTGGACTTACTGTTGCTGTCAAAACACTAAACATTGAGGGACTTCAGGGTCACAAAGAGTGGCTG GCCGAAGTGGATTTTCTTGGGAACCTCCTTCATCCCAATTTGGTTAAATTGGTTGGTTACTGCATCGAGGATGATCACAGGTTACTGGTATACGAGTTCATGCCACGAGGAAGTTTGGAGAACCACCTTTTCCGAA GGTCCTTGCCACTTCCTTGGTCTATTAGAATGAAAATCGCACTTGGGGCTGCAAAGGGTCTCGCCTTTCTTCATGAAGAAGCCGAAAGACCAGTGATATATAGAGATTTTAAAACATCTAATATCCTGTTAGATGCG GATTACAATGCCAAGCTCTCTGATTTTGGACTCGCCAAAGATGGTCCGGAAGGAGATAAAACTCATGTATCTACTCGAGTTATGGGAACATATGGATATGCTGCACCAGAATATGTAATGACTG GACATTTGACATCGAAGAGTGACGTATATAGCTTTGGGGTAGTTTTACTTGAAATGTTGACTGGCCGAAGATCCATGGACAAAAACCGACCAAATGGGGAACACAATCTCGTGGAATGGGCAAGACCTCATCTAGGAGACAAGAGAAGGTTCTTTCGAATTTTAGATCCTCGTCTTGAAGGCCACTTTTCGATAAAAGGTGCACAAAAAGCTGCCCAGCTGGCTGCCCAATGTCTTAACCGTGATCCCAAAGCCAGACCTCGGATGAGTGAAGTTGTTGAAATCCTAAAGCCTCTACCAAACCTTAAAGATATGGCTAGCTCATCTTATTATTTCCAAACTATGCAGTCCAATCGCAATAGGTCCAATGTAAATGCTAAAAACGGCACCAGAGCACAAGCAGGATTCGTAGTGAGGAAAGGACAACCTATGAGGAGCTTATCTGCTTCAAGCAATCATCAGGCTCCTCACCCATCGCCAAAGCCCAAAGCCAAAGAATCATAG
- the LOC105798259 gene encoding mitochondrial outer membrane protein porin of 34 kDa, which produces MGKGPGLYTEIGKKARDLLYKDYQTDHKFTLTTSSPTGVAITSAGTKKGELFLADVNTQLKNKNVTTDIKVDTYSNLYTTITVDQPAPGLKAIFSFRVPDQRSGKVELQYLHEYAGISSSIGLTANPIVNLSGVIGTNVLALGTDLSFDTKTGNFTKCNAGLSFSNVDLIASLTLNEKGDSLNASYYHIVNPMTNTAVGAEVTHSFSTNENTITIGTQHALDPLTMVKARVNNAGNASALIQHEWRPRSLFTISGEVDTKSIDKSAKVGLALALKP; this is translated from the exons ATGGGCAAAGGTCCAGGTCTCTACACTGAAATCGGCAAGAAAGCCAGAG ACCTTCTGTACAAGGATTATCAGACTGACCACAAGTTCACTCTCACCACCAGCTCTCCAACTGGAGTT GCTATTACCTCTGCCGGAACAAAGAAAGGCGAACTCTTTTTGGCTGATGTTAACACCCAGCTGAAGAATAAGAATGTCACAACTGATATTAAAGTGGATACCTACTCCAAT CTGTATACCACCATAACCGTTGATCAACCTGCACCCGGGCTGAAAGCAATCTTTAGCTTCAGAGTCCCTGATCAGAGGTCTGGCAAG GTTGAACTCCAGTATTTGCATGAATACGCAGGGATAAGCTCAAGCATTGGATTAACTGCAAACCCTATAGTTAACCTTTCAGGTGTGATTGGAACTAATGTTCTTGCACTGGGAACTGATCTCTCGTTTGACACAAAGACTGGGAATTTCACAAAATGCAATGCCGGTTTGAGCTTCTCCAATGTGGATCTCATTGCATCGTTGACTCT GAACGAAAAGGGTGACTCTCTTAACGCGTCATACTATCATATAGTGAATCCCATGACTAACACTGCTGTTGGTGCCGAGGTGACCCATAGCTTCTCTACCAATGAAAACACCATCACCATCGGTACACAACATGCATTGGATCCATTGACGATGGTGAAGGCACGGGTGAACAACGCTGGGAATGCAAGCGCACTAATCCAGCACGAGTGGCGCCCCAGATCCCTCTTTACCATTTCTGGGGAGGTGGATACCAAGTCCATTGACAAGAGTGCCAAGGTTGGACTTGCTTTGGCACTCAAGCCTTGA
- the LOC105798260 gene encoding pectate lyase, translated as MEVTKLRLVFFFSFAFIITRLLANIIEIDDFWKQREQEAWNITLAAYESSPENIINHLNYNVDKVIRKISANQTIEFEDDLTNNTRRYLRGKHKKYTGPCMATNPIDSCWRCKKNWAKNRKILAKCVLGFGHKTSGGSNGDYYLVTDNSDDDVLNPKPGTLRHAVIQKRPLWIIFARTMHIKLSQELIVQSNKTIDGRGADVHIAYGCGITLQFVHNVIIHNIHIHHIFPSSGGLIRDSEDHFGFRTVGDGDGISIFGSSNIWLDHISMSEGQDGLIDAIQGSTAITISNCHFTHHNDVMLFGASDAYSKDQFMQVTIAFNHFGKELIQRMPRCRWGFFHVVNNDYTHWKMYAIGGSMHPTIISQGNRFIAPHDLNAKEVTHRIYASESEWKNWVWRSEEDLLMNGAIFRTSGPLSPPDLKFNQKDIIKAKPGTYVRTLTRFAGTLKCKKRIKC; from the exons ATGGAGGTAACTAAGCTGAGgcttgttttcttcttttcttttgccttCATAATTACAAGACTATTGgcaaatattattgaaattgatGACTTTTGGAAGCAACGTGAGCAAGAAGCATGGAATATTACTCTGGCAGCTTATGAGTCGAGCCCAGAAAACATCATCAATCACCTCAACTATAATGTTGATAA GGTTATTAGAAAAATTAGTGCCAACCAAACCATAGAATTTGAGGATGATCTTACTAACAACACAAGAAGATACTTGAGAGGAAAACATAAGAAGTACACTGGCCCATGCATGGCAACCAATCCAATTGATAGTTGTTGGCGGTGTAAGAAAAATTGGGCCAAAAACCGTAAAATATTGGCAAAATGTGTTCTTGGTTTTGGCCACAAAACTAGTGGTGGAAGTAATGGGGATTACTACTTGGTGACGGATAATTCTGATGACGATGTTCTAAACCCAAAACCAGGAACCTTACGTCATGCTGTGATCCAAAAAAGGCCATTGTGGATTATCTTTGCTCGTACTATGCACATCAAATTGTCTCAAGAGCTAATAGTTCAAAGTAATAAGACAATTGATGGTCGTGGAGCAGATGTTCATATAGCATATGGATGTGGAATTACACTTCAATTTGTGCACAATGTCATCATTCACAACATTCATATCCATCACATTTTTCCAAGTTCTGGTGGCCTAATCAGGGACTCTGAAGATCACTTCGGTTTTCGAACGGTAGGTGATGGAGATGGGATTTCCATCTTTGGGTCATCAAATATTTGGCTTGATCATATTTCTATGTCCGAGGGCCAAGATGGACTTATTGATGCAATTCAGGGTTCCACTGCCATCACCATCTCAAACTGCCATTTCACCCATCACAATGAt GTGATGTTGTTTGGTGCAAGTGACGCCTATTCTAAAGATCAATTCATGCAAGTCACAATAGCATTCAACCATTTTGGCAAGGAATTAATACAAAGAATGCCTAGATGTCGGTGGGGTTTCTTTCATGTTGTTAACAATGACTACACTCATTGGAAAATGTATGCTATTGGTGGTAGCATGCATCCCACCATCATCAGCCAAGGCAACAGATTCATTGCTCCACATGACCTCAATGCCAAAGAG GTAACCCATAGGATCTATGCATCAGAGTCAGAATGGAAAAATTGGGTATGGAGATCAGAAGAAGATTTGCTTATGAATGGAGCCATCTTCAGAACTTCTGGGCCACTCTCACCTCCCGATCTAAAATTCAACCAGAAAGATATAATCAAAGCTAAGCCTGGAACATATGTCAGAACACTCACTCGTTTTGCAGGAACTCTTAAGTGCAAGAAAAGGATCAAGTGCTAG